The nucleotide window GTGATGCCAGTTGATGGCTTTAATCATCTCGTTTATTTTGCTCCTGTAGAGAGTTCGGTCCCAATACAATTAACACATGGTAAATGGGAGGTAGTGAATGGCCCTGCTGCCTTTGATTACCAATCTAACATTGTTTATTTTATTGCAACGAGAGAATCGTCTACGGAGAGACATTTATATTCAGTCAACCTGGATACCCCAAAGGAATTAAAAGCTATAACGAACACTCAAGATAATGCTGTATACGACGTCTCATTTTCAGCTGGAAGCAGATTCGCTCTTCTTTCATACAAGGGACCAGATATTCCCTATCAGAAGATTATTGATTTCCAATCTTACAAGCacgataaaaaaatcaaaggaaATGTTATTGGGGAAACACTTTATTATCtcgaaaaaaatgatgccCTAGCTGCACGTTTATCACTTTATGATATACCTCCTAAAACATTCCAAACTTTAAATTTAGGAAAGGATGAAAACGGATATGACATAGTTGCcaactcttttgaaattctaCCCAATGGTTTCGATCCCTCGCTGAAGGATTACTATCCAGTATTTTTCTATGCCTATGGCGGTCCCAATTCACAGCAGGTTCTCCAGAGCTTCTCCGTCGGCTTCAATGAAGTAGTGGCCTCCCAACTAGATGCGATTGTTGTCGTCGTTGATGGCCGTGGGACTGGTTTCAAAGGTAAGGAGTTTAGGTCACTCGTGCGCGACAATCTTGGCGATTACGAGGCCCGTGATCAAATAGCTGCAGCTGCGCTATATGGATCTAAAAGTTACGTGGACTCGAACAAAATATCCTTATTTGGGTGGTCATATGGTGGCTATTTGACATTGAAAACCCTGGAGAAAGACGCAGGGCAACATTTCAAGTTTGGCTTATCTGTTGCCCCCGTAACTGACTGGAGATTTTATGATTCTGTTTACACAGAACGCTATATGCATACGCCTCAAGAGAATGGCCACGGTTACAATCAGTCTGCCGTTCGCAACGTAACAGCAATTGCCGAAGCAACAAGGTTTTTACTGATGCACGGAACCGGTGATGACAACGTCCACTTTCAGAATTCATTAAAATTCCTCGATCTTTTAGATCTTGCTGGCGTTGAGAACTATGATGTCCATGTCTTTCCAGATTCCGATCACAGTATAAGATACCATAACGCCAATATCATCGTCTATGACAAACTACTTACCTGGACAAAATTGGCTTTCACGAGCTCCTTCATAAATAATTAGTGCCATATAGCCCAATAAAACATAATACAGCTTATTGTATAGTATAGATGATCATTATACCATCTTTATGTTCAGCCTTACGGTTGTGTTTCGTAGAAAGCGATCGTGTGTTCTTTGGGTGGCAAAAGAGTAACATATGTAAAGGGACTTAAGACTACTTAACAATATTTAAGATACATGATAGCAGCATATCAACGTGCAATTGGCAACCACACTGACTACCCAAGATGTCTGATAACGTGGAAAAGCAAACCGAGGAGGTCCACGATGAGAAAGTAGTTGCTGCTAAGGAGCAATCTGCCAAAAAGAAGGGCAATTCCGTCGAAGAAGAACAGTTATCCGAAGAAGATCAGAAGTTAAAGACTGATCTCGAACTTCTTGTAGATAGACTAAAAGAAAACGATTCAGAACTATATGAACTATCCTTGAATCAACTGAAGGAATTCATAAAGAAATCGACGAGTTCCATGACGGCGGTTCCAAAGCCGCTCAAATTCCTACGTCCATCATATCCTAGCCTTTGTGGGATCTATGACAGCTGGACTGATGACTCTTTGAAAGCATCTCTGGCTGAGATACTATCCGTTTTGGCAATGACCTACTCTGACAACAACAAACACGACTCACTGAGGTTCGCTCTGCTTTCCGGTgccaaaaatattgaaagcTGGGGTCACGAATATATTCGCCACTTGGCGCTAGAGATTGGCGAAACTTATAATGACcagattgaaaaagaaggtTCAGGAAGTAACagtgaagaagatttttcCGAACGGACGGGTAGtaaagaagattttgaattctcaAAAGGCAGTATTTTACGGCTATGTTTAGACATAgttccatattttttgaagcacaACGGCGAGACAGAAGCGGTAGATTTACTGCTTGAGATCGAGGCGATAGACAAACTACCTCAATACGTTGATGAAAACACTTTTGAGAGAGTTTGCCAATACATGGTTGCATGTGTACCCTTATTACCTCCTCCCGAAGACGTCTCTTTTTTACAAACAGCATATTCCATATATTTATCCGAATCTCAATTGACGGAGGCATTATCTTTGGCAATCAGGTTGGATGATGAGTCTTTGGTGAGATCCGTTTTTGATGCAACTAGTGATCCTATAGTACAAAAACAGCTGGCCTACAACTTgtcatttcaaaaatcttcgTTTGAGTACGAATCAGTCCAAGATATTATTGGTAATACGAAGTTATCAGAGCATTTCTTATACTTGGCCAAAGAGTTAAATCTAACTGTCCCTAAAGTCCCAGAGGATGTTTATAAAAGTCACCTGGATAGTTCAAAATCCGTTTTCTCAGGAACGGGCTTAGATTCTGCTCAGCAGAATTTAGCAGCAGCTTTTGTAAACGGATTTTTAAATTTGGGTTATTGTAATGATAAAATGGTTGTTGACAATGATAACTGGATTTATAAGACAAAAGGTGATGGTATGACATCTTCAGTGGCAAGTATCGGTTCAATTTATCAGTGGAACCTAGACGGTTTACAGCAATTGGATAAATATTTATATGTGGAGGAACCTGAAGTCAAAGCAGGTGCTTTATTGGGTATTGGTATCTCCACATGTGGTGTCCATGATGGTGACGTTGAACCGGCTTTACTACTGTTACAAGACTATGTTACAAATCCTAATACAAAGATAAGCTCCGCAGCCATATTAGGGCTTGGAATCGCTTTTGCTGGTagcaaaaatgatgaagtGCTTGGTCTTTTACTACCAATCGCAGCTGATACTTCACTCCCTATTGAAACTTCTGCTATAACCTCTTTGGTTCTTGCTCAAACATTTGTTGGAACTTGTAATGGGGATATAACGGCTGTCATCATGGATAACTTCTTAGAGCGCTCAGGTGCCGATTTAAAAACAGAATGGGTTAGATTTTTAACCCTTGCATTAGGTGTGCTTTACATGGGACAAGGTGAGCAAGTCGATGATGTCTTGGAAACAATTAGTGCCATCGAACATCCTATAACATCTGCTATCGAGGTACTAGTAAGCGCTTGTGCTTATGCAGGTACCGGCGATGTTCTATTAATTCAAGATTTATTACATCGCTTAACACCAAAAGCTACAAAGAAGGAGGGcgaggatgatgaaaatgaagaagaagaacaGGAAGCACAAGCCAATGCGATCAGTGAATTCCTAGCGGGTCATGAAAATGCCACGGAGGAGGATCCTGTAGCAAGCACTAGTGATAGCAGAAACATTGATGGAGAGAATGATTCAGCTGGCAATGTCGAATCAGAAACAATCAccgaagagaaaaaagaagaagaactaGTAAATGAGAATGGTATCGACGGGGAAGGTGAAGATGTAAAGGACGATAATGAAGACGACTCCTCCGTAGTGGTAGATGAGCTATCGTATGCTGTTTTGGGTATTGCAATGATTGCCCTTGGTGAGAATATAGGGAAAGAAATGTCTCTACGTCATTTTGGCCATTTAATGCATTATGGTAATGAACATATTCGTAGTATGGTACCATTGGCTATGGGTCTTGTTTCAATCGCTGATCCACAAATGAAAGTATTTGATACTTTATCGCGCTTTTCACATGATGCCGATCTCAATGTTTCTATGAATTCCATCTTTGCTATGGGTATGTGTGGTGCTGGTACCAATAATGCAAGGTTGGCCCAACTTTTAAGACAGTTGGCAAGCTATTATTCTCGCGAACAGGATGCTCTATTTGTTACCAGATTTGCTCAAGGTTTGGTTCATTTGGGTAAAGGTACAATGACAATTGACGTTTTTAATGATGCAGATGTTTTGAATAAAGTCAGTTTGGCCTCAATACTGACAGTCTTAGTTGGTTTAGTATCTCCTAGTTTCATGTTGAAGAATCATCAACTCTTCTATATGTTGAATAGTGCCGTGAGACCCAAATTCATATTGACACTAAATGAAGAGGGTGAGCCAATAAAGGTTAATGTACGCGTAGGCCAGGCAGTCGATACTGTAGGTCAAGCCGGTAAACCAAAGACTATTACAGGTTGGATAACTCAGTCAACTCCAGTCCTACTGAACCATGGTGAAAGAGCAGAATTAGAAACGGATGAATATCTCAGCTATGCGAGTCACATTGAGGGTGTTGTTATCTTAAAGAAAAACCCTAATtacgaaaaagaagaatagaTATGGTGACCCAGAATTAGAAAGCGGTATATATGAACCTTTCATGTATTCTTTATTTGTAGATTAACAACACAAAAATATACCACATGCGAGTATacatgtatatatatacatatgtatcaaattgattcaaaGTAATATAGACAGTCTTGAGGTAGTTAAGACCTTAAGGTCAAGGATCATGACATGCATATCAATAACTGGAATTAATACTTCATTGGAATTCAACAGTCTTTGCAGCCATCAGCAACCCAACAATCAGCCCAAGGATACCCAAAAGGGAGCCAAAAATTTCTATAACAAGAATTTTCACAAAAAGAGTAGAGTCTGATGCATCAGAGATAGCTGCAGTGGCACCCGTCACACCAACTGCGACACCGCAAATCAAGTTGGAGACACCAACCGTCAACCCTGCCCAAAACAATGAATATCCGGTATACAAATTCGATTTAGAGAGTAGGTTTTCTGGAGCTGCGACAGTTAGTTTCGAGGAGAAAATAATTGATGTGATCAAACCATAAATGGCAACAACTtcacaaaaaataatagaaATCAGATTCTTGGTAGTGATTCTTGGTGCGCGTACACCGGCACCGATAATAGAAGATCCTGTAATGAAAATTCCCCAGGCCGCACCCACAACACTTAGACCTATGCAACTAGCAATTCCAATATTGGCCCACATATAGGGCGAGGATCTTTCCAAGAATTTACCCACATTGATATCTGTTCCATGTCCAGTAAATAATTTGTAAAGGATGTATACCGTCGCTACTGAAACCACCGTATAGTTCAAACACTTTGtgaatgaaaaacttcCAATCAATGAGTCATTCTGCGATTCCTTAGCCGTAGACATCCTTGAATGAATTCGATAGTGCTCTACCAATTCTTATATATTCTGTTGTATGTATGATTAATACTGTTCCTTTTTACCCTTGTACCTGGCTGCATCAAATAATTAGTATACTATAATGAAAAACATGAAGCAGGGTAACCCATAGCATCAACAGAACTAACCATTCCAGAAGGGCGATTGCAAGGCCATCTAGCAACTCAATTAAATTAAATATTCTATATCTATGCATTCATTCTTGCTAGTGACCTAACTATTATATCTCTTCGACATTGGCACCCTCATAAGCGGGTTCCAGTAACTTCCAGGTACAGTGAACTTGCTTCTTGGCAAAACGGTTTATAATCTCTTgtgaaatttcttcaaagttctCCGTAGCCACAGCTAGGATTGTTGGACCTGCACCGGAAAGACATATACCTAAAAGACCTGGGTACGTGGATGGGGTAACACTTGAAAGAATTTCCGTGAGCCCTGGGATTAGCGTCTTTCTGTAAGGTTGATGGACGCGGTCCTGCATTGCAGGATAGATCAAATCAGCGTTTGGAGGATCCATTGTTAGTGCTGTAGTTAACACAGCGAGTCTTTGCAAGTTGAAAACAACGTCCTGGGTAGTATATGCCTTTGGCAACACTCCTCTGGAATCTGCGGTGGAGAGTTCGAATTGGGGAATAATTGCAATACACTTGATCTTAGGATTCCATTGATATTTTACATGCCTACCAATATCAGTAGGTGGTAAAGGTGGCACGAGACCGGTATTTTCGCCGCCGCTAGGTTCCGGTAGCACTTCGCTCAATGGGATTTCCCGTCTTTCCACTTCCTGTGGGGTCAAATCTCTCAAAAATGAGCCACAGAATCCACCCATCATTGCTGCTGTGATATTATCCGGATGGCGCTCGATCATTAGACAGTAATCAAGCATGCGTTGCTTGGAGAACTTCAGCTTACCAACCTCGTTACCGAGCATAACACCCGCAACAACTGCGGCTCCGGAAGAACCAAGCCCTCTCCCCAACGGGATAGGATTGCGCACCTGGATTTTGGTTCCTGAGGGAAAGTTCCTAATATTATTGCAACGAAGAACATACAGAGCAGTTCTCGTTATCAGATTGGCATCCGAGCTCAAAGGTACACTATCAAAGCCCTCACTGTCCTCCGTGTAGCTTAATTTACAATTATTTGGATCATCGTTTGTATCCTGAGCCTGTTTTGGGTCAATGGTAACCTCCAGCTCCAGGGACAGTGACAAACCAATACCTAGTACATCGTAGCCCGGCCCAATGTTGGCACTCGAAGCAGGAACGGTAATCTTGAAAGTGCGTGGCATACTACTACTTTTATCGACTAACGCTGCAATGAAATCCTAGTCGCTCGATAACGaatcttgaaaagtatATAACTTCTTGTTGACAGCTGTTTCAATCCAGCTATGTTGACTAATTTCACCGAAATTTGATCATATTTTcgccaaatttttatttttttcatattcagGGAAAAGAGCTCTCGAAATTTCCTAATTGGGGTCGAACGAGAGCAAATATTACCGTATTAGGAAGGTGAATACCTTAATAGGatttgtaatttttcaaaccaCATAATAGGAACTAtacaaaatatcaaataaCGAAGTATTATAGGATTGATAGTGACTGTACAAGAAGTGTATTGCTACAAAGACCACGTTTTGACAAGGCTCGGTGTTGTTGATCTGCAAAGTACAGAGGCAATTAAAATTTGAGGATTTGGATTCAtttctgctctttttttgcGTGTATTTATAGCATTAGTTTATATCGCAGGTGGAAGAAAACAGGAAAAAGAATGCTTAAGTTTGCTGGTAAAAAATACTACTCGCAGTTCGCTAAGGATAGCTTCCGACTGTCTAAATTATCGAATGGAATGAAGGTAACGACATCAGGATCTCCGGGTCATTTTAGTGCCTTGGGGCTGTACATCGGCGCCGGATCTCGTTATGAGAAAAGGAGCCTCAAGGGCTGCACACATATTCTTGATCGATTGGCGTTCAAATCTACAGAGCATCAAGATGCGAGGACCATCACTGAGACATTGGAGCTACTGGGAGGGAATTACCAATGCACGTCGTCCCGAGAGACGATGATGTACCAGGCGTCTGTGTTCCATAGAGATGTCGAAAAGATGCTGAATCTTATGTGCGAGACTGTCAGATTTCCAAGAATTACTGAAGAAGAGTTGGAAGAGCAAAAGTTGACCGCGCAGTACGAAATTGACGAAACATGGTTAAAACCGGATCTGGCTCTACCCGAACTTCTACACACTACTGCATACTCTGGAGAGACTCTGGGCTCGCCATTGCTTTGTCCTCGTGAACTGGTTCCATCTATTTCACGTTATTACTTGATGGActataaaaataaattttatACACCTGAGAATACGGTTGCAGCGTTTGTTGGGTTACCACATGAAAAAGCAGTAGAGATCGCCGAAAAGCATTTTGGTGATTGGGAATCTAGTCACCCTCCTATTTCCAAGTCTGCAGCAGTTTATACTGGCGGTGAAACTTGTATTCCACCCGGCCCCGTTTTCGGTGGCCTTCCAGAACTGTATCATATACAGATTGGTTTCGAAGGGTTACCCATCGATCATCCTGATATCTATGCACTAGCTACTCTACAAACTTTATTAGGTGGTGGTGGATCTTTTAGTGCTGGTGGCCCGGGAAAAGGTATGTATTCACGGCTGTACACACACGTTCTAAATCAATTCTATTTCATTGAGAATTGTGTCGCATTCAATCACTCATACTCTGATTCTGGTATATTCGGAATATCCGTTTCATGCGTGCCGGAAGCAGCATCGCAAGTCGTGGAGGTTATAGCTAGTCAATTTCACAATACATTTGCGAATGATAACTTACAGTTGACTGAAGACGAAGTATCTAGGGCGAAAAATCAATTAAAGTCATCtttattgatgaatttagAATCCAAATTAGTGGAGCTGGAAGATATGGGTAGACAAGTTCAGATTCATGGCACTAAGATTCCTGTCTCGGAGATGATATCGAAGATTGAGAAATTGACGCCGAGTGATATAAAACGTGTTGCCGAAATGGTATTTACTGGAAAAGTTCGTAATTCAGCAAACTCTAGTGGTAAGGCAACTATAGTTATGCAAGGTACCAGAGAGGCTTTTGGTGATGTAGAAGGCGTGTTGAGAAATTACGGACTGGGCAACTATCCAAAATCTACTAGCCATTCTTCTCAAAGCATAAGCAAAAAGGCAAAATGGTTTTAGTGGTTTTCTGCTTTGTAGGAGGAGCATCCTACAACAAAGCAAGCTTGAAAAGTCGCTCATTATCATGTACTTATGGTATATACGAGCTCACATATATCATTATAAGGAATCGCTGTAAATATTCATCattaatcttttttcaaaggtaAATCAAATCTTTGTCATGAGCATCCcgtttatttttttatttttgccGATGACTGCTCAAATATAGACTTCTTCGGTTTGTGGATTTCTGGCACCACCCCTAGTGGATGTCAGAGCATTATATCGCTCTTTCCAAAACGCAAGctctttttccaaatccTCATTTCTGTTTTGGAAAAACGCATTATCGCGAAcgcattttttcaagtctAGCTCCTGTTTTGTGATCTGTTTTTCCATGAGTCCAATCTGTTCATTGCACTTCAAAATGATCTCGTTGTAGTTTTGCTGGCCAGAATTAGCGGAGTTTATTAATTCAACTTGACTTTCGTTTTTCTGTTGGAGCTCTGAAACCATTctctcaagattttttgtcttcttca belongs to Zygotorulaspora mrakii chromosome 1, complete sequence and includes:
- the RPN1 gene encoding proteasome regulatory particle base subunit RPN1 (similar to Saccharomyces cerevisiae RPN1 (YHR027C); ancestral locus Anc_5.271), coding for MSDNVEKQTEEVHDEKVVAAKEQSAKKKGNSVEEEQLSEEDQKLKTDLELLVDRLKENDSELYELSLNQLKEFIKKSTSSMTAVPKPLKFLRPSYPSLCGIYDSWTDDSLKASLAEILSVLAMTYSDNNKHDSLRFALLSGAKNIESWGHEYIRHLALEIGETYNDQIEKEGSGSNSEEDFSERTGSKEDFEFSKGSILRLCLDIVPYFLKHNGETEAVDLLLEIEAIDKLPQYVDENTFERVCQYMVACVPLLPPPEDVSFLQTAYSIYLSESQLTEALSLAIRLDDESLVRSVFDATSDPIVQKQLAYNLSFQKSSFEYESVQDIIGNTKLSEHFLYLAKELNLTVPKVPEDVYKSHLDSSKSVFSGTGLDSAQQNLAAAFVNGFLNLGYCNDKMVVDNDNWIYKTKGDGMTSSVASIGSIYQWNLDGLQQLDKYLYVEEPEVKAGALLGIGISTCGVHDGDVEPALLLLQDYVTNPNTKISSAAILGLGIAFAGSKNDEVLGLLLPIAADTSLPIETSAITSLVLAQTFVGTCNGDITAVIMDNFLERSGADLKTEWVRFLTLALGVLYMGQGEQVDDVLETISAIEHPITSAIEVLVSACAYAGTGDVLLIQDLLHRLTPKATKKEGEDDENEEEEQEAQANAISEFLAGHENATEEDPVASTSDSRNIDGENDSAGNVESETITEEKKEEELVNENGIDGEGEDVKDDNEDDSSVVVDELSYAVLGIAMIALGENIGKEMSLRHFGHLMHYGNEHIRSMVPLAMGLVSIADPQMKVFDTLSRFSHDADLNVSMNSIFAMGMCGAGTNNARLAQLLRQLASYYSREQDALFVTRFAQGLVHLGKGTMTIDVFNDADVLNKVSLASILTVLVGLVSPSFMLKNHQLFYMLNSAVRPKFILTLNEEGEPIKVNVRVGQAVDTVGQAGKPKTITGWITQSTPVLLNHGERAELETDEYLSYASHIEGVVILKKNPNYEKEE
- the VMA16 gene encoding H(+)-transporting V0 sector ATPase subunit c'' (similar to Saccharomyces cerevisiae PPA1 (YHR026W); ancestral locus Anc_5.270); amino-acid sequence: MSTAKESQNDSLIGSFSFTKCLNYTVVSVATVYILYKLFTGHGTDINVGKFLERSSPYMWANIGIASCIGLSVVGAAWGIFITGSSIIGAGVRAPRITTKNLISIIFCEVVAIYGLITSIIFSSKLTVAAPENLLSKSNLYTGYSLFWAGLTVGVSNLICGVAVGVTGATAAISDASDSTLFVKILVIEIFGSLLGILGLIVGLLMAAKTVEFQ
- the MAS2 gene encoding mitochondrial-processing protease subunit alpha (similar to Saccharomyces cerevisiae MAS2 (YHR024C); ancestral locus Anc_5.268); protein product: MLKFAGKKYYSQFAKDSFRLSKLSNGMKVTTSGSPGHFSALGLYIGAGSRYEKRSLKGCTHILDRLAFKSTEHQDARTITETLELLGGNYQCTSSRETMMYQASVFHRDVEKMLNLMCETVRFPRITEEELEEQKLTAQYEIDETWLKPDLALPELLHTTAYSGETLGSPLLCPRELVPSISRYYLMDYKNKFYTPENTVAAFVGLPHEKAVEIAEKHFGDWESSHPPISKSAAVYTGGETCIPPGPVFGGLPELYHIQIGFEGLPIDHPDIYALATLQTLLGGGGSFSAGGPGKGMYSRLYTHVLNQFYFIENCVAFNHSYSDSGIFGISVSCVPEAASQVVEVIASQFHNTFANDNLQLTEDEVSRAKNQLKSSLLMNLESKLVELEDMGRQVQIHGTKIPVSEMISKIEKLTPSDIKRVAEMVFTGKVRNSANSSGKATIVMQGTREAFGDVEGVLRNYGLGNYPKSTSHSSQSISKKAKWF
- the THR1 gene encoding homoserine kinase (similar to Saccharomyces cerevisiae THR1 (YHR025W); ancestral locus Anc_5.269) produces the protein MPRTFKITVPASSANIGPGYDVLGIGLSLSLELEVTIDPKQAQDTNDDPNNCKLSYTEDSEGFDSVPLSSDANLITRTALYVLRCNNIRNFPSGTKIQVRNPIPLGRGLGSSGAAVVAGVMLGNEVGKLKFSKQRMLDYCLMIERHPDNITAAMMGGFCGSFLRDLTPQEVERREIPLSEVLPEPSGGENTGLVPPLPPTDIGRHVKYQWNPKIKCIAIIPQFELSTADSRGVLPKAYTTQDVVFNLQRLAVLTTALTMDPPNADLIYPAMQDRVHQPYRKTLIPGLTEILSSVTPSTYPGLLGICLSGAGPTILAVATENFEEISQEIINRFAKKQVHCTWKLLEPAYEGANVEEI